The Mammaliicoccus sciuri genome window below encodes:
- a CDS encoding NAD-dependent epimerase/dehydratase family protein, with amino-acid sequence MKANVLISGGSGYIGKHLISTLKDVGNLYTITKYESDMMLDNEVTWRKCDIYVLKDMIEALKDIDIAIYYLDPNKKSAKLTQSTARNLNIIASHNMAIACKVNNVKKIIYIKGSPFDIETMEILSSTGIEVQVTEQAIKRPAVSIELQKSKIDDVRSVDRMPIPYKWDLEGVVKYYFQWLQETSGTLVRTELIGDIYYVYFQHRSKPLLKLKRVHPNIDEDIIQFKVIGGSLAVDLYEDNGMLEFRKLRLTNEFMVHLFNYVPRLPWSIYYLSQAPIHNVTMKGFEVDCRIKDFQLRSIAGEVKKYTK; translated from the coding sequence ATGAAAGCGAATGTACTCATCTCAGGTGGATCGGGGTATATAGGCAAGCATTTAATCAGTACGTTAAAAGATGTCGGCAATCTATATACGATTACAAAGTATGAATCAGATATGATGCTAGATAATGAAGTTACATGGAGAAAATGCGATATTTATGTACTTAAAGATATGATTGAAGCATTAAAAGATATAGATATTGCAATTTATTATTTAGATCCAAACAAGAAATCTGCGAAGTTAACTCAAAGTACTGCACGTAATTTAAATATTATTGCGAGTCATAATATGGCAATAGCATGTAAAGTCAATAATGTTAAAAAAATTATATACATTAAAGGTTCTCCTTTTGATATAGAAACGATGGAAATATTAAGTTCAACGGGAATTGAAGTTCAAGTGACAGAACAAGCTATTAAGCGACCAGCTGTATCGATAGAATTACAGAAGTCTAAAATAGATGACGTTAGAAGTGTTGATAGAATGCCCATTCCTTATAAATGGGATTTAGAAGGTGTTGTGAAATACTATTTCCAATGGTTACAAGAAACAAGTGGTACGTTAGTAAGAACGGAATTAATTGGAGATATTTATTATGTTTATTTTCAACATCGCAGTAAACCATTATTAAAATTAAAAAGAGTGCATCCGAATATTGACGAAGATATTATACAGTTCAAAGTTATTGGTGGCTCACTTGCTGTAGATTTATATGAAGATAATGGCATGTTAGAATTTAGAAAGTTAAGATTAACAAATGAATTTATGGTTCATTTATTTAATTACGTACCGAGATTACCTTGGAGTATATATTATTTATCACAAGCACCTATTCATAATGTAACGATGAAGGGGTTCGAAGTTGATTGTAGAATTAAAGATTTTCAACTACGCAGTATAGCAGGAGAAGTTAAAAAATATACAAAGTAG
- a CDS encoding GNAT family N-acetyltransferase, whose product MKEIIREIRINDVENFNKLLDSVINQSEYLLFNPGEHQISIQNQTLFLEEMITTSNSTIIVAELNDILIGYVTIQGGKTNRNRHAAKIAMGLLPTFRNKGIGFKLLQETEAWAVRRQLHRLELTVVTENEPAYRLYEKFGFKVEGKKEQTLYFNDKYYDEFMMAKLL is encoded by the coding sequence ATGAAAGAAATCATACGCGAAATTCGAATAAATGATGTTGAAAACTTTAATAAATTGTTAGATAGTGTGATTAATCAATCCGAATATTTACTCTTTAATCCTGGAGAACATCAAATATCTATACAAAACCAAACTTTATTTCTAGAAGAAATGATCACGACAAGTAACTCTACAATCATAGTTGCAGAATTAAATGATATATTAATTGGATATGTAACGATCCAAGGTGGCAAAACAAATCGAAATCGTCATGCCGCTAAAATTGCTATGGGTCTACTTCCGACATTTAGAAATAAAGGAATTGGATTTAAACTACTTCAAGAAACTGAAGCTTGGGCAGTGAGAAGACAACTGCATAGACTAGAGTTAACAGTCGTTACGGAGAATGAACCGGCATACCGATTATACGAGAAATTTGGTTTTAAAGTAGAAGGAAAGAAAGAACAAACATTGTATTTTAATGATAAATATTACGATGAATTTATGATGGCAAAATTATTATAA
- a CDS encoding alpha/beta hydrolase, with protein sequence MKRKKRRLFILIVAIIVVVSGFYGYNKYQEHKEREAQLQAQRANQLLLNNKKVKLIRDVSYGHSAPNSQMDIIMPSRMKKGEKLPVIFWTHGGGFIAGDKRHKNPYLAQIAEKGYIIVNVNYALAPDYQYPTPIQQLDQVTKYTLKHRNKFNIDYKQIIYGGDSAGAQIASQYVALQTNDKLQQQMRMKPSIKKDYLKAAILFGGLYNMQTVRSTEFPRIDLFMTSYTGTKEWEKNFARINQLSTVDQVTKEYPPTFLTVGDADPFDPQNREFDEVLKKQGVQTTTTFFDGTHGLRHQYQFHMNLKESKKNYNNVMMFLGANTKQSPYENNANQDSESVIKKDK encoded by the coding sequence ATGAAAAGAAAAAAACGACGATTGTTTATATTGATTGTAGCGATCATCGTTGTTGTAAGTGGGTTTTACGGTTATAACAAATATCAGGAACATAAAGAAAGGGAAGCGCAATTACAAGCTCAAAGAGCCAATCAATTATTACTAAACAACAAGAAAGTAAAATTGATACGTGATGTATCTTACGGTCATAGTGCACCAAATAGTCAAATGGATATTATTATGCCTTCAAGAATGAAAAAAGGTGAGAAACTGCCAGTCATATTTTGGACGCATGGTGGTGGTTTTATAGCGGGAGACAAGAGACATAAGAATCCATACTTAGCACAAATTGCTGAAAAAGGATATATCATCGTAAATGTAAATTATGCTTTAGCACCTGATTACCAATACCCGACACCAATACAGCAATTAGATCAAGTAACTAAATATACATTAAAACATAGAAATAAATTTAATATCGACTATAAACAAATTATATATGGCGGAGACTCTGCAGGTGCACAAATTGCCAGTCAATATGTGGCTTTACAAACAAATGATAAATTGCAACAGCAAATGCGTATGAAGCCAAGTATTAAAAAAGATTATTTAAAAGCTGCCATTCTTTTTGGTGGATTATATAATATGCAAACGGTGAGATCTACAGAATTTCCTAGAATCGATTTATTTATGACAAGTTATACGGGTACTAAAGAATGGGAAAAGAACTTTGCAAGAATTAATCAACTATCTACTGTTGATCAAGTGACAAAAGAGTATCCACCTACATTTTTAACAGTGGGAGATGCTGACCCATTTGATCCACAAAATAGAGAGTTTGATGAAGTCCTTAAAAAGCAAGGTGTTCAAACGACTACAACATTCTTTGATGGTACGCACGGTTTGCGTCATCAATACCAGTTCCATATGAACTTGAAAGAATCTAAGAAGAATTACAATAACGTCATGATGTTTCTAGGGGCTAATACGAAACAGTCACCTTATGAAAACAATGCGAATCAAGATTCTGAATCAGTGATTAAAAAAGATAAATAA
- a CDS encoding YkvI family membrane protein yields the protein MSNLKEATKIGFAYVGVVVGAGFSTGQEVMKFFTHYGLYGYIGVIISGIMLAFFGRQVAKIGTALDADDHSSTINYLFGKAGIVIDYVLIFFLFGISVTMIAGAGSAFNESFGVPTWLGALIMCIFIYITLLLDFDKIVKALGVVTPFLIIVILIIAGYFFVNGQVGISEINDTVESPSLFWGIAQGFIYGGLAFSVGFSTLIAIGGDADKRRISGLGGIIGGVIYLILLALINAGLLVEYPNIKDIEIPTLALARTISPIIGFALSVIMLVVMYNTILGLMYSFTARFTVPFSKKYVVLLTISMLIAYGLSFVGFSSLIDKLYPAMGVIGLVICAAIVVKYISRKRDNKKHIA from the coding sequence GTGTCAAATTTGAAAGAAGCAACAAAAATAGGATTTGCTTATGTCGGGGTCGTTGTAGGTGCAGGGTTCTCGACAGGGCAAGAGGTAATGAAATTCTTTACCCACTATGGTTTATACGGGTATATAGGGGTTATTATATCTGGTATAATGTTGGCGTTTTTTGGTAGACAAGTAGCTAAGATTGGTACAGCACTCGATGCTGATGACCATAGCTCAACGATTAATTATTTATTCGGTAAAGCAGGTATCGTGATAGATTATGTATTAATATTTTTCTTATTTGGTATATCAGTAACGATGATAGCTGGCGCTGGATCAGCATTTAATGAAAGTTTTGGGGTGCCAACTTGGTTAGGCGCTTTAATTATGTGTATTTTTATTTATATCACGCTTTTATTAGACTTCGATAAAATAGTAAAAGCACTAGGTGTCGTCACACCGTTTTTAATCATTGTGATTTTAATAATTGCAGGTTACTTTTTTGTGAATGGTCAAGTAGGTATTTCTGAAATTAATGATACAGTTGAATCACCAAGTCTTTTCTGGGGAATTGCTCAAGGGTTCATTTATGGTGGTTTAGCGTTCTCAGTAGGATTTAGTACATTAATTGCCATTGGTGGCGATGCTGATAAACGACGTATTTCAGGATTAGGTGGCATTATTGGTGGTGTGATTTATTTAATTTTATTAGCACTTATCAATGCTGGATTATTAGTTGAATATCCTAATATTAAAGATATCGAGATACCAACGTTAGCACTTGCTAGAACAATTTCACCTATTATTGGATTTGCATTATCAGTAATTATGCTTGTGGTTATGTACAACACGATTTTAGGACTTATGTACTCATTTACAGCAAGGTTTACTGTACCGTTTTCTAAAAAATACGTTGTGTTATTGACGATATCAATGTTAATCGCTTATGGCTTAAGCTTTGTAGGTTTCTCATCACTTATTGATAAATTATATCCAGCTATGGGTGTTATAGGTTTAGTGATTTGTGCTGCAATTGTTGTTAAATATATTAGTCGTAAAAGAGATAACAAAAAACATATCGCATAA
- a CDS encoding MDR family MFS transporter: MENQFKRKIIMIVFLVGTFFMILNETLLNIALKELMSVFDVDAPTVQWMATGFMLVMGVLTPLSAVVNQWFTTRRLFLGLVTIFSIGTLTAGLAVNFPILLVGRMIQAAGTGLMIPTVMNAMLMLYNENERGKIMGQFGLVIMFAPALGPTLSGVIVDYLGWRWLFLIVIPFMLFTFIFAYRYLQNVGEITRPKIDVFSIILSTIGIATIIYSVSSVSTTEGGFSSPSIYIPLIIGIIAMILFVFRQLKLEEPLLDLKVFKYRNYTKGVIIFVVVIMTMFASEIVMPMYLQGPMGFSARVAGLILLPGALLNGFLSPFMGAIFDKVGPRKLVVPGLIVLLCVSIFYSTIHPGISVWIFVIVYIILMISISAVLMPANTNALNALPKEMYPHGTAVSNMLQPIGGALGIAIFVSIMNGGQRAALEGIKNPTVDQINHAMTQGIHQSYWFGIVLLALVIIVGLTVTRANYSQSIKDNS, translated from the coding sequence ATGGAGAATCAGTTTAAAAGAAAAATAATTATGATTGTCTTTTTAGTTGGTACATTTTTCATGATTTTAAATGAAACGCTCTTAAATATTGCATTAAAAGAATTAATGTCAGTATTTGATGTAGATGCACCAACTGTCCAATGGATGGCAACTGGTTTCATGTTAGTAATGGGTGTACTAACGCCATTGTCTGCAGTCGTAAATCAATGGTTTACAACGAGACGGTTATTTTTAGGGTTAGTAACAATATTTTCTATCGGGACTTTAACAGCCGGGTTAGCCGTTAACTTTCCAATTCTATTAGTAGGTAGAATGATTCAAGCAGCTGGAACGGGGCTTATGATTCCAACTGTCATGAATGCAATGCTCATGCTATACAATGAGAATGAACGCGGGAAAATTATGGGGCAATTCGGATTAGTCATTATGTTTGCACCTGCATTAGGTCCAACGTTATCAGGTGTTATTGTTGATTATTTAGGATGGAGATGGTTATTTTTAATCGTTATCCCATTCATGCTATTTACGTTTATATTCGCATATAGATATTTACAAAATGTTGGTGAAATTACGAGACCGAAAATCGATGTCTTCTCAATCATTTTATCAACGATTGGTATTGCGACAATTATATATAGTGTTTCATCGGTGAGTACTACTGAAGGTGGCTTTTCAAGTCCTTCAATTTACATCCCACTCATTATTGGTATTATTGCGATGATACTATTTGTCTTTAGACAACTTAAATTAGAAGAACCATTATTAGATTTGAAAGTGTTTAAATATCGTAACTATACAAAGGGCGTTATTATTTTCGTTGTTGTGATTATGACAATGTTTGCTTCTGAAATTGTGATGCCTATGTACTTGCAAGGTCCAATGGGATTCAGTGCTAGAGTTGCTGGATTGATCTTATTACCAGGTGCTTTATTAAATGGTTTCTTATCACCATTTATGGGTGCCATATTTGATAAAGTTGGTCCAAGAAAGCTAGTTGTACCAGGATTAATTGTGTTGTTATGTGTCTCAATATTTTATTCAACGATTCATCCAGGTATTTCAGTTTGGATATTTGTTATTGTATATATTATTTTAATGATTAGTATTTCTGCAGTATTGATGCCGGCAAATACAAATGCATTGAACGCTTTACCAAAAGAAATGTATCCACACGGTACAGCTGTATCCAATATGTTACAGCCAATAGGTGGCGCATTAGGTATTGCGATTTTTGTAAGTATCATGAACGGTGGACAAAGAGCAGCATTAGAAGGTATTAAAAACCCTACAGTTGATCAAATCAATCATGCTATGACGCAAGGTATTCATCAGTCATACTGGTTTGGTATTGTGTTACTCGCTTTAGTAATCATTGTCGGATTGACAGTTACAAGAGCGAATTATAGTCAATCAATTAAAGATAATTCATAA
- a CDS encoding CHY zinc finger protein has protein sequence MVKIHGLTVDNESRCEHYQTPLDIIAIKFKCCDKFYPCYKCHNECEKHDIKRWEQSEFDEHAILCGVCKETISINDYMLKEVCPNCDARFNHRCKYHHHLYFKI, from the coding sequence ATGGTGAAAATACATGGCTTAACTGTAGATAATGAATCTAGATGTGAACATTATCAAACGCCGCTTGATATCATCGCGATTAAATTTAAATGTTGTGATAAATTCTATCCTTGTTACAAGTGCCATAATGAATGTGAAAAGCATGACATTAAGAGATGGGAACAATCTGAATTTGATGAACATGCGATACTATGTGGCGTTTGTAAAGAAACGATTTCTATCAATGATTATATGTTGAAAGAGGTATGCCCAAATTGTGATGCTCGCTTTAATCACCGATGTAAGTATCACCATCATTTATATTTTAAAATTTAA
- a CDS encoding ArsR/SmtB family transcription factor, giving the protein MTTNTILDDETLLLVSQTFKALSDPTRVKILHLLCTGRYSVGCIAETLSLSQSSVSHQLRFLKNLRLVKFEREGKSIYYSIDDDHVILLLKQAIEHAKH; this is encoded by the coding sequence ATGACTACAAATACTATTTTAGATGATGAAACACTATTACTTGTATCACAAACTTTTAAAGCATTAAGCGATCCGACTCGCGTAAAGATATTACATTTATTATGTACAGGAAGATATTCTGTAGGTTGTATAGCTGAAACACTTTCACTCAGTCAATCTTCCGTGTCACACCAATTAAGATTTTTAAAGAATCTTAGGCTTGTTAAATTTGAACGTGAAGGTAAAAGTATTTATTACTCAATCGATGATGATCACGTTATCTTATTATTAAAACAAGCCATCGAGCATGCCAAACATTAA
- a CDS encoding cation diffusion facilitator family transporter has translation MGHEHHGHDHNHVHTNNKKILLISFIIIAVFMIVEVIGGYITNSLALLSDAGHMLSDAISLFIALMAFKFGERVANKNKTYGYKRFEILAALINGVLLIGISIYIFYEAISRFIDPPEVALTGMLIISTIGLLVNIFIAWLMFKGSDTKDNLNMRGAFIHVLGDLLGSVGAIVAALIMIAFGWKLADPIASVIVALLIIRSGYGVTKSALNVLMEGTPSNIDVHEISETIKSHPDIIEVHDLHIWSITSDLTALSCHAVVDKDKTVEECDNIIEEINHKLIHKSIHHATIQLETPDHQHDSSLLCCMEQTEHVH, from the coding sequence ATGGGACATGAACATCATGGACATGACCACAACCATGTTCATACAAACAATAAAAAGATACTGCTCATTTCATTTATAATCATTGCCGTATTTATGATAGTTGAAGTGATTGGTGGATATATTACAAATAGTTTAGCTTTACTATCAGATGCTGGACATATGCTAAGCGACGCCATTTCACTCTTTATTGCATTAATGGCCTTTAAATTCGGTGAACGTGTTGCCAATAAGAATAAGACATATGGCTACAAGAGATTTGAAATTTTAGCAGCATTAATCAATGGTGTCTTGTTAATTGGTATTAGTATATATATCTTTTATGAAGCCATTTCCAGATTTATTGATCCGCCAGAAGTCGCTTTAACTGGCATGTTAATCATAAGTACAATCGGTTTACTTGTAAATATTTTCATTGCTTGGTTAATGTTCAAAGGATCTGATACGAAAGACAACTTAAATATGCGTGGTGCATTCATCCATGTACTCGGAGATTTATTAGGTTCAGTTGGCGCAATTGTAGCAGCACTCATTATGATTGCATTCGGTTGGAAATTAGCAGACCCGATAGCAAGTGTTATTGTGGCACTATTAATTATTAGAAGCGGATATGGTGTTACGAAATCTGCATTAAATGTACTGATGGAAGGCACACCATCAAATATCGATGTTCATGAAATATCAGAAACGATTAAGTCGCACCCAGATATAATTGAAGTACATGATTTGCATATATGGTCCATTACAAGTGACTTAACAGCATTAAGTTGCCATGCAGTCGTAGATAAAGATAAGACTGTAGAGGAATGCGATAATATAATAGAAGAAATCAATCATAAACTTATTCATAAATCTATACATCACGCAACAATCCAATTAGAAACACCAGATCATCAGCATGACAGTTCCCTACTCTGTTGCATGGAACAAACAGAACATGTACATTAA